A single genomic interval of Phycisphaerae bacterium harbors:
- a CDS encoding type II secretion system protein has protein sequence MHFKTLKGQKTGNSGFTLVELLVVISIIALLLAVLMPALSKARKLSQGVICAANMRGVGTGMLCYITEFQYFPASYLYPSNADGGYSIENQDPSHPYGYIHWSWYLFYSGKCDAKVFTCPSMKSGGAPRTNPGTKGEDWERGQQDQNGQTSANNLTDRQAPRISITANAAIIPRNKFTPVMSEGQRVNRFVRSDELRNPASLILATEFNNNWKAIGVQQGSGILSKSHRPILAFSHVGTGYKGNAVYKAPLNTPFYVYGDNGAARNFGLRSLKEVEQASDLLDGGAGHPINAIGRHHSGSGVTKEFGGCANFIYVDGHVARKTVLETLEKREWGDKFYGITGRNEVK, from the coding sequence ATGCATTTTAAGACGTTAAAAGGACAAAAAACCGGTAATAGCGGATTTACTCTCGTTGAGCTGCTTGTGGTTATTTCCATCATCGCCCTATTGCTGGCTGTATTAATGCCTGCATTAAGCAAAGCAAGAAAATTGTCTCAGGGAGTCATCTGTGCTGCCAATATGCGAGGCGTTGGTACGGGAATGCTTTGTTACATAACCGAATTCCAGTATTTTCCGGCCTCTTATCTGTATCCGTCAAACGCCGATGGCGGTTACAGCATAGAGAACCAGGACCCAAGTCATCCGTACGGTTATATCCACTGGTCGTGGTATTTGTTTTATTCCGGAAAATGCGATGCCAAAGTATTCACCTGTCCTTCTATGAAATCCGGCGGCGCACCGCGGACAAATCCCGGTACAAAAGGCGAAGACTGGGAAAGGGGACAGCAGGACCAAAACGGCCAGACAAGTGCAAATAATCTTACGGATAGACAGGCCCCGCGAATATCGATTACCGCAAACGCAGCGATTATTCCCCGCAACAAGTTTACTCCCGTAATGTCCGAAGGCCAGAGAGTAAATCGTTTCGTACGCAGCGATGAACTGAGAAATCCGGCTTCGCTCATCCTTGCGACGGAATTCAATAATAACTGGAAGGCTATCGGCGTTCAGCAGGGCAGCGGAATTTTGAGCAAAAGTCATCGTCCCATTCTGGCGTTCTCACATGTTGGCACAGGATACAAAGGTAACGCCGTTTATAAAGCGCCTTTAAATACACCATTTTATGTTTACGGCGACAATGGAGCGGCAAGGAACTTTGGTTTAAGGTCTCTCAAAGAAGTTGAGCAGGCTTCAGACCTTCTCGACGGCGGTGCAGGTCATCCCATTAACGCGATTGGAAGACATCACTCAGGTTCCGGCGTAACAAAAGAATTCGGAGGTTGTGCCAATTTTATTTATGTTGACGGTCACGTTGCCAGAAAAACCGTTCTTGAAACACTGGAGAAAAGAGAATGGGGCGACAAGTTCTACGGCATAACCGGCAGAAATGAAGTGAAGTAA
- a CDS encoding ATP-binding protein encodes MFKKRLLWQIYPSFLLIIAISVISVAWYGSQSLRKFHLNQVAEVLKIRAHLIEKQISANLVTQNFKEIDDFCKQIAITSSTRITVILPNGEVIADSDEIPSRMKNHADRPEFQDALRQGSGDSIRFSETIGKRMMYLAIPIKSAQSETSPNGGQDDKVIAVVRTSVPVTAIDEALKDIYKKLFWAGVIIAICAAAISLAISKKISRPVEQMTEVAKHFASGKLDMRLSIPNTAELADLAKALNEMARQLNDRIDTITQERSQIQAILSSMIEGVLAIDSAGHIVSINKAAADLLDIDTAKSNGMNIEEVVRNPQLQQYIKDTLEDKQTAEADCFVLNDSGRFLQLYGSSLTDNKGNNNGAVLVLHDVTRTRQLEEVRRDFVANVSHELKTPITSIKGFVETLQEGAINNTEEAKRFLNIIARHADRLNAIVDDLLSLSRLEEDSEKRRLSFEKTNIRPSLVSAIELSKVKADQKHIAVELLCDKEITVKINAALIEQAVINLVDNAVKYSPENSTIIVKAQKTANEVTISVIDQGCGIEQKHLSRIFERFYVVDKARSRKLGGTGLGLAIIKHISGVHGGFVTVESSIGQGSNFIIHLPTA; translated from the coding sequence ATGTTTAAAAAGCGGCTGTTATGGCAAATTTATCCATCTTTCTTACTAATTATTGCTATTTCAGTAATCAGTGTAGCGTGGTATGGGTCACAGTCATTACGTAAATTTCACCTTAATCAGGTTGCCGAGGTTCTCAAAATCAGGGCTCATTTGATTGAAAAACAAATATCGGCTAATCTGGTAACCCAAAATTTTAAAGAAATAGATGATTTTTGTAAACAAATAGCAATTACCAGTTCCACACGAATTACAGTAATCCTGCCAAATGGTGAAGTCATCGCGGATTCGGACGAAATCCCAAGCCGTATGAAAAATCATGCTGACAGGCCGGAATTTCAGGATGCACTGCGGCAAGGCTCTGGCGACTCAATTAGATTTAGTGAGACCATTGGCAAAAGAATGATGTATCTGGCAATCCCAATTAAGTCCGCCCAAAGCGAGACCTCGCCAAATGGTGGGCAGGATGACAAAGTCATAGCTGTTGTCCGGACATCTGTGCCCGTTACCGCAATTGATGAAGCGCTCAAAGACATTTATAAAAAACTTTTCTGGGCAGGCGTTATCATCGCAATTTGTGCGGCAGCGATAAGCCTGGCTATATCCAAGAAAATAAGCCGACCTGTGGAGCAGATGACCGAGGTCGCAAAACATTTCGCTTCAGGCAAGCTCGATATGAGGCTATCCATACCAAATACGGCTGAACTGGCTGATTTGGCGAAAGCCTTAAACGAAATGGCTCGCCAGCTTAATGACAGGATTGACACAATAACCCAGGAGCGAAGCCAGATACAAGCAATTCTTTCAAGTATGATTGAGGGCGTTCTGGCAATTGATTCGGCAGGACATATAGTCAGCATTAACAAAGCGGCCGCAGATTTGCTCGATATCGATACAGCCAAGTCAAATGGGATGAATATTGAAGAGGTTGTCCGTAATCCTCAGCTTCAGCAGTACATAAAGGATACTCTCGAAGATAAACAAACGGCTGAAGCCGATTGTTTCGTATTGAATGACAGCGGACGTTTCCTGCAATTGTATGGTTCCAGTCTGACTGATAATAAAGGCAATAATAACGGTGCGGTTCTGGTGCTGCACGATGTTACAAGAACCCGTCAACTGGAAGAAGTGAGACGCGACTTCGTTGCTAATGTTTCTCATGAGCTTAAAACGCCTATAACCTCAATCAAGGGCTTTGTAGAAACACTTCAGGAAGGGGCTATCAACAATACGGAAGAAGCGAAGAGGTTTCTTAATATTATCGCCAGACATGCCGACAGGTTAAATGCAATAGTGGATGATTTGCTAAGTCTTTCTCGATTAGAAGAAGACAGCGAAAAAAGAAGGCTTTCTTTTGAAAAAACAAATATTAGGCCAAGTCTCGTTTCAGCTATCGAACTTTCCAAAGTTAAAGCAGACCAAAAGCATATAGCGGTCGAGCTGCTTTGCGACAAGGAGATAACAGTAAAAATAAATGCTGCTCTTATAGAGCAGGCAGTAATAAATCTTGTGGACAATGCCGTTAAGTACAGTCCGGAAAACAGTACAATAATAGTAAAAGCTCAAAAAACGGCGAATGAAGTTACCATATCTGTCATAGACCAGGGTTGCGGAATAGAACAAAAACATCTTTCCCGCATATTCGAAAGATTTTACGTTGTCGACAAGGCCCGCAGCAGGAAACTGGGCGGAACAGGACTTGGGCTTGCCATTATCAAGCACATATCTGGCGTTCACGGCGGATTCGTTACCGTCGAAAGCTCCATCGGCCAGGGAAGTAATTTCATAATCCATCTGCCGACAGCCTAA
- a CDS encoding response regulator has product MAKENILIVDDEEDVLELVRYNLDKNGYKVETATTGEDALRKARVKMPDLMILDLMLPGIDGLEVCKKLKSDAKTQNIPIIMLTAKGEESDIVTGLELGADDYLTKPFSPKVLVARIRRILHRNVARDLEKSPVKIHDLTIDPARRQVLIKNKLVDLTFTEFNILYALAKRPGLVFTRYQIVDMLHGDDYLVTDRAVDVQIVGLRKKLGPCSEYIETVRGVGYRFKD; this is encoded by the coding sequence ATGGCAAAGGAAAATATTCTGATTGTAGATGATGAGGAGGACGTTCTCGAACTGGTTAGGTATAACCTCGACAAGAACGGCTACAAAGTTGAGACGGCAACCACCGGTGAGGATGCCTTGAGAAAAGCAAGGGTCAAAATGCCCGACCTGATGATTCTGGACTTAATGCTTCCCGGCATCGATGGTTTAGAGGTCTGCAAGAAACTGAAAAGTGATGCCAAAACGCAGAATATTCCAATCATAATGCTTACCGCTAAAGGTGAAGAATCTGATATTGTCACCGGTCTGGAATTGGGGGCTGATGATTATTTAACCAAGCCATTCAGTCCAAAAGTTCTTGTAGCCAGAATACGCAGGATTCTACACAGGAACGTAGCACGTGATTTGGAAAAGTCGCCGGTAAAAATTCACGACTTAACTATAGACCCCGCCCGCCGTCAGGTTCTGATTAAAAACAAACTGGTAGATTTAACCTTTACTGAATTCAATATCCTTTACGCATTAGCTAAAAGACCGGGCCTGGTTTTTACACGATACCAGATTGTTGATATGCTGCATGGTGATGACTACCTGGTTACGGACAGAGCCGTAGATGTTCAGATAGTAGGGCTTCGAAAAAAATTGGGGCCTTGCAGCGAATATATTGAAACTGTCCGCGGCGTTGGATATCGCTTTAAGGATTAA
- a CDS encoding cellulase family glycosylhydrolase has protein sequence MPVKTRYMILILLAAIVLPLYAAELPMLKAKSTFIVDESDKTVILKGCNLGNWFSIEMWMLHSYNNKIRDQYTLESVLASRFGYQEKDRLMDVFRANWIKDRDFEIIKSFGMNCVRLPVYYQLIEDENNPMHIKPNAFKWLDHAIDTAEKQGIYTIICLHGAAGGQSNMGHCGREDFNQFWNNESYKKRTYWLWQQIAERYKGRSCIAGYDLLNEPWGADMSEQLKAYDSIYKAIRTIDNNHIIFMQGHASIKEMGNPKDRNWSNVVYSLHRYPGIFDGGPPTRKNQTRFLKVVLKDIDNELKEYNVPFLMGEFNVVFTSAGGAEMMRYHFDTYAKYGWAATMWAYKVITIPGEERRGYWEMVTNKNPIQDIDFSTASLSEIENYFKSLSSDYTIFEGLKKSLTDKQPLPPLPEPPPMPEPITSAPFNGKPIGWAATDIGTSIPGGQKVYSDSKIDLYASGADIYLSNDQFRFIWKKIEGDCEISATVDELTFVHMYAKAGVMIRENLSDDSVCALFGVRPAGELEFICRYHKAEHVKTDGHLGHDFPGINLKLIRKGQTIESYHSKGNDQWEKFMTATLPGLPKTAYVGIFCLSHDNSQLTKASFSNIKCVGKIVE, from the coding sequence ATGCCTGTCAAAACCCGATATATGATTTTGATTTTACTGGCTGCAATCGTACTGCCTTTGTATGCCGCTGAATTGCCGATGTTGAAAGCAAAGAGTACTTTTATTGTTGATGAGAGCGATAAAACTGTAATTCTCAAAGGCTGCAATCTTGGCAACTGGTTTTCGATAGAAATGTGGATGCTGCATTCATATAACAATAAAATCAGAGACCAATATACATTAGAATCTGTGCTGGCGTCTCGTTTTGGATATCAGGAAAAAGACAGGTTAATGGATGTTTTCAGAGCCAATTGGATAAAAGACAGGGATTTCGAAATCATTAAGTCTTTTGGGATGAATTGTGTGCGTCTTCCGGTTTATTATCAATTAATCGAAGACGAAAATAACCCTATGCATATTAAGCCAAACGCCTTCAAATGGCTGGACCATGCCATAGACACGGCCGAAAAACAGGGAATTTATACGATTATTTGTCTGCACGGCGCCGCCGGCGGACAAAGCAACATGGGACATTGCGGAAGAGAAGATTTTAATCAATTCTGGAACAATGAATCTTATAAAAAACGGACGTATTGGCTCTGGCAGCAAATTGCCGAGCGTTACAAAGGCCGTTCCTGCATCGCCGGCTATGATTTGTTAAATGAACCGTGGGGCGCCGATATGAGCGAACAGCTCAAGGCTTACGATTCTATTTATAAAGCAATAAGGACGATTGATAATAACCATATTATCTTTATGCAGGGGCACGCTTCTATAAAAGAAATGGGAAATCCTAAAGACAGAAATTGGTCCAATGTAGTTTATTCGCTTCATCGTTATCCGGGTATTTTCGATGGCGGCCCCCCGACACGTAAAAATCAGACAAGATTTCTAAAAGTAGTTTTAAAAGATATTGATAATGAACTTAAAGAATATAATGTACCGTTTTTAATGGGTGAATTTAATGTTGTATTTACCTCTGCCGGCGGTGCGGAAATGATGCGTTATCATTTCGACACTTATGCCAAATACGGCTGGGCTGCGACCATGTGGGCGTATAAGGTAATCACAATCCCGGGCGAAGAACGCAGAGGGTATTGGGAAATGGTCACAAACAAAAATCCAATACAGGATATAGATTTCAGTACTGCAAGTTTGAGTGAAATAGAAAATTATTTTAAATCTTTATCTTCAGATTATACAATTTTTGAAGGCCTCAAAAAATCTTTGACCGACAAACAGCCTCTTCCGCCATTGCCCGAGCCGCCGCCAATGCCCGAGCCGATTACATCTGCGCCTTTCAATGGTAAGCCTATCGGCTGGGCCGCAACTGATATAGGGACAAGTATTCCCGGCGGTCAGAAAGTCTATTCCGACAGCAAAATAGACCTTTACGCCTCCGGTGCTGACATTTATTTATCAAACGACCAGTTTCGGTTTATATGGAAGAAAATTGAAGGCGATTGCGAAATTTCCGCGACCGTTGACGAATTAACATTTGTGCATATGTACGCCAAGGCAGGCGTTATGATTAGAGAAAATTTATCCGATGATTCTGTCTGCGCGCTGTTCGGCGTAAGACCTGCCGGCGAACTCGAATTTATATGTCGTTATCACAAAGCCGAGCACGTAAAAACCGACGGCCATCTCGGCCATGATTTCCCCGGCATAAATTTAAAACTGATACGCAAAGGCCAGACTATTGAATCTTATCATAGTAAAGGTAATGACCAATGGGAGAAATTTATGACGGCTACTTTGCCTGGCCTGCCAAAAACTGCTTATGTCGGCATCTTTTGCCTTAGCCACGATAATTCTCAGTTAACCAAGGCCTCGTTCAGCAACATAAAATGTGTTGGCAAAATAGTTGAGTAA
- a CDS encoding glycoside hydrolase family 30 protein, producing the protein MENDLQVILTAKDSKDRLAIRGSVSLSKDKSAAVCDFVELDVSKTFQVIKGFGGAFTEAGAYVLSQIPPEKKDEVLRAYFDEVDGLGYSLCRTHINSCDFSLSNYSYDDIEGDYELKHFNIAHDKKFLIPFIKDAMRTSQKGFKLFASPWSPPAWMKTNSQMNNGGKLKTDCYNAWALYFTRYIKAYLDAGISISAVTVQNEPDAVQRWDSCIYSNEEERDFLKFYLGPKFAEQGLSHIKIIVWDHNKDILVERVSTILSDPQAAKYVWAVGFHWYAGTYFENLSKVHNFFSDKHLIATEGCHERGVKLGSWQTGEGYGHAIIGDLNNWTAGWVDWNMLLDENGGPNHAHNYCDAPIIADTKTGKLHYQSSYYYLGHFSKFIKPGAIRIFSSASSKHLEVTAFQNQNGSVVTVVMNRTENKIDFCLRFKNYSATLESPSHSIQTLIINRP; encoded by the coding sequence ATGGAAAATGACCTTCAGGTTATTTTGACCGCCAAAGACTCTAAAGACCGCCTGGCAATCAGAGGCTCGGTTTCTCTGTCAAAAGACAAGTCTGCTGCGGTTTGCGATTTTGTCGAGCTGGACGTATCAAAAACATTTCAGGTAATAAAAGGATTCGGCGGCGCTTTCACCGAGGCCGGTGCTTATGTTTTATCTCAGATTCCTCCGGAAAAAAAGGATGAGGTTCTCCGTGCTTATTTTGACGAGGTTGACGGCCTGGGCTACAGCTTGTGTCGTACACATATTAATAGCTGCGATTTCAGTCTCTCGAATTATTCTTATGACGATATCGAAGGTGATTACGAGCTTAAACATTTCAATATCGCTCACGATAAAAAGTTTTTGATTCCATTTATTAAAGACGCTATGCGGACATCTCAAAAAGGATTTAAACTCTTCGCTTCGCCATGGAGCCCCCCTGCATGGATGAAAACCAATTCGCAAATGAATAACGGCGGGAAATTAAAAACTGATTGCTATAATGCATGGGCTCTTTATTTTACAAGATATATTAAAGCGTACTTAGATGCCGGCATTTCTATCTCGGCCGTTACGGTACAAAATGAGCCTGATGCCGTCCAAAGATGGGACTCCTGCATTTATTCGAATGAGGAAGAAAGAGATTTCCTGAAATTTTATCTCGGACCGAAATTCGCCGAACAGGGTTTGTCGCACATTAAAATTATTGTTTGGGACCACAACAAAGATATTCTCGTCGAGAGAGTTTCAACAATTCTCTCCGACCCGCAGGCAGCTAAATATGTGTGGGCAGTAGGTTTTCACTGGTATGCAGGAACATATTTCGAGAATCTTTCAAAGGTACATAACTTCTTTTCTGACAAACACTTAATCGCAACGGAAGGATGTCATGAAAGAGGCGTCAAACTCGGCAGTTGGCAAACAGGAGAAGGTTATGGTCACGCGATTATCGGCGATTTGAATAACTGGACAGCAGGCTGGGTTGACTGGAATATGCTTCTTGACGAAAACGGCGGGCCGAACCACGCCCATAATTATTGCGACGCCCCTATTATCGCAGACACTAAAACCGGCAAACTGCATTATCAAAGTTCGTATTATTATCTCGGACACTTCAGCAAATTTATAAAGCCCGGAGCCATAAGAATATTCTCTTCTGCCAGCAGCAAACATCTTGAAGTTACCGCTTTTCAAAATCAAAACGGTTCTGTCGTTACCGTCGTTATGAACAGAACCGAAAATAAAATAGATTTTTGTCTGCGTTTTAAAAATTACAGCGCGACATTAGAGAGTCCGTCTCACTCGATTCAGACTCTTATAATTAACCGTCCATAA